From a single Hymenobacter sp. YIM 151500-1 genomic region:
- a CDS encoding DNA-3-methyladenine glycosylase family protein, with product MTDHLNAALHHLSQADPVLADIIRHGRPILPSAHEDLYLALLRAIVSQQISTKAAAAIWRKVQALFPPDGYPEPAALLQFTDEDLRAAGISRQKAGYLRAIAEFAQRGQLDHAHLSRLPEEDFTRHLTQIKGVGRWTAQMLQMFSLDQPDVFPEGDLGIQNAMRRHYGLPETGRALLRRMTELAEPWRPYRTLASKYLWQSLDNTPAE from the coding sequence ATGACTGACCATTTGAACGCCGCACTGCACCACCTTTCCCAAGCCGACCCTGTGTTGGCGGACATTATCCGGCACGGCCGTCCCATTCTGCCTTCTGCCCACGAAGATTTGTACCTGGCCTTGCTGCGGGCTATTGTCAGCCAGCAGATATCGACCAAGGCGGCGGCCGCTATCTGGCGCAAGGTGCAGGCCCTGTTTCCGCCCGACGGCTACCCCGAGCCGGCCGCCCTGCTCCAGTTCACCGACGAGGACCTGCGCGCGGCGGGCATCTCGCGCCAGAAAGCCGGCTACCTGCGCGCCATTGCCGAGTTTGCCCAGCGCGGCCAGCTCGACCACGCCCACCTCAGCCGGCTGCCGGAAGAGGATTTCACCCGCCACCTCACCCAAATTAAAGGCGTGGGGCGCTGGACGGCGCAGATGCTGCAAATGTTCAGCCTGGACCAGCCCGACGTGTTTCCGGAGGGCGACCTGGGTATTCAGAATGCCATGCGCCGCCACTATGGCCTGCCGGAAACCGGCCGCGCCCTGCTGCGCCGCATGACCGAGCTGGCTGAGCCCTGGCGGCCCTACCGCACGCTGGCCAGCAAGTACCTGTGGCAGTCTCTGGACAACACGCCCGCCGAGTAA
- a CDS encoding metallophosphoesterase, giving the protein MTVFAIGDVHGCYHTLRELVQHWHPADELLVQTGDLVDRGRYAPECVELARNLEARHPGRTVFLLGNHEHEMLQHLGPQGPNPDWLRWGGRATLRQYQGRPELLEQHLAWLKQRPLFWQNNHLLLSHAGFANTLDPLDPDNPDGVLWRRGPLLNVGKRQVIGHTPTDGQPTLDPIANVVCIDTGAYLGQALTGIRFSLTGDVLAEFIVPTHRADIE; this is encoded by the coding sequence ATGACTGTATTTGCCATCGGCGACGTGCACGGCTGCTACCACACTTTGCGGGAGTTGGTGCAGCACTGGCACCCTGCAGACGAGCTGCTGGTGCAAACCGGCGACCTGGTAGACCGGGGCCGCTACGCCCCGGAGTGCGTGGAACTGGCCCGGAACCTGGAGGCCCGCCACCCTGGCCGCACGGTGTTTCTGCTCGGTAACCACGAGCACGAGATGTTGCAGCACTTAGGGCCGCAGGGCCCCAACCCCGACTGGCTGCGCTGGGGTGGCCGGGCCACGCTGCGCCAGTACCAGGGCCGCCCCGAGCTGCTGGAGCAGCACCTCGCCTGGCTGAAGCAACGACCCTTATTCTGGCAAAATAACCACCTGCTGCTCAGCCACGCCGGCTTCGCTAATACCCTCGACCCGCTCGACCCCGACAACCCCGACGGCGTACTCTGGCGGCGCGGCCCCCTGCTCAACGTAGGCAAGCGCCAGGTCATCGGCCACACCCCCACCGACGGCCAGCCCACCCTCGACCCCATTGCCAACGTGGTGTGCATCGACACCGGCGCCTACCTGGGCCAGGCCCTGACCGGCATCCGCTTCTCCCTCACCGGCGATGTTCTAGCCGAGTTCATCGTCCCCACGCACCGGGCTGATATTGAGTAG
- a CDS encoding GNAT family N-acetyltransferase: MLHFLPYDPARHETAVRGLFRSNVPRYFVTAEEPDLLDYLASGHPYFVAVTEGEAVAAGGYALNGSHVALTWGMVHAGRHGQGIGRAFTEFRLLEAARQYPHLPIDIGTSQLTAAFYEKLGFRLLEPPQPNYWAPGLDRCRIRYDAHLTSSDS; the protein is encoded by the coding sequence ATGCTCCACTTCCTTCCCTACGACCCAGCCCGCCACGAAACAGCCGTGCGCGGGCTGTTCCGCTCCAACGTGCCGCGCTACTTCGTGACGGCGGAAGAGCCAGACCTGCTGGACTACCTGGCCAGCGGCCACCCGTATTTTGTGGCGGTAACTGAAGGGGAAGCGGTGGCGGCTGGCGGCTACGCCCTCAACGGCTCCCACGTGGCTCTTACCTGGGGCATGGTGCACGCCGGCCGGCACGGGCAGGGCATCGGGCGGGCCTTCACCGAGTTTCGCCTCCTGGAAGCCGCCCGGCAGTACCCCCACCTGCCCATCGACATTGGAACCTCCCAGCTTACGGCGGCTTTCTACGAGAAGCTGGGCTTCCGCCTGCTCGAACCGCCCCAGCCCAACTACTGGGCGCCGGGCCTCGACCGGTGCCGGATACGCTACGACGCCCACCTCACGTCCTCTGATTCATGA
- a CDS encoding cation:proton antiporter — protein MELYNAFALLLLVAAGFGYLNHRFLHLPSAIGLMVLALVLSLGLVALGRMGVTPVLAVVALVARLDFDTLLMQVLLSFLLFAGAIHVDTRRLERLRWPVGVLATAGTLLSTVVVATAMYVGLPLLGLPTDFIHCLLFGALISPTDPIAVLGILTKANIPKEMETKIVGESLFNDGVGVVVFVSVFEVAALGYDAVQPLQIVWLFVREAVGGLVLGAALGYGTAWLLRTIDHYQTEVLLTLALVAGGTALAAWLHTSGPLAMVMAGLLVGHYSRAGNVSDRTREYLDKFWELLDEVLNAVLFVLIGLEMLVLHITRHFVLAGVLAVAVVLVARLVSVSIPLGLLRLGTRTFAPHSTTVLTWGGLRGGISVALALSLPATMPRDLLVGITYVVVVFSIIGQGLTIGPLVRRLGLSTDPEASPPPQ, from the coding sequence TTGGAACTCTACAACGCATTTGCGCTGCTGCTGCTGGTGGCGGCGGGCTTTGGCTACCTCAACCACCGCTTTCTGCACCTGCCCAGCGCTATTGGGCTGATGGTGCTGGCGCTGGTGTTGTCGCTGGGGCTGGTGGCGTTGGGGCGAATGGGCGTGACGCCGGTGCTGGCCGTGGTGGCGCTGGTGGCCCGGCTCGACTTCGACACCCTGCTGATGCAAGTGCTGCTGAGTTTCCTGCTGTTTGCCGGCGCCATCCATGTCGATACGCGCCGCCTGGAGCGGCTGCGCTGGCCAGTAGGCGTGCTGGCCACGGCCGGCACTTTGCTGTCGACGGTAGTGGTGGCGACGGCCATGTACGTGGGACTCCCGCTGCTGGGCCTGCCCACCGACTTTATCCACTGCCTGCTGTTCGGCGCCCTTATCTCGCCCACCGACCCCATTGCCGTGCTGGGCATCCTGACTAAAGCCAACATTCCCAAGGAGATGGAAACCAAGATTGTGGGCGAGTCGCTGTTTAATGATGGCGTGGGCGTGGTGGTGTTCGTGAGCGTATTTGAAGTGGCCGCGCTGGGCTACGACGCCGTGCAGCCCTTACAAATAGTCTGGCTGTTTGTGCGCGAGGCGGTAGGCGGCTTGGTGCTGGGTGCGGCTTTGGGCTACGGCACCGCTTGGCTTTTGCGCACTATCGACCATTACCAGACCGAGGTGCTGCTGACCCTGGCTCTGGTAGCGGGCGGCACGGCGCTGGCGGCGTGGCTGCACACGTCGGGGCCGCTGGCCATGGTGATGGCCGGGCTGCTGGTGGGCCACTACAGCCGCGCCGGCAACGTGTCGGACCGCACCCGCGAGTACCTCGACAAGTTTTGGGAGCTGCTGGACGAAGTGCTGAATGCGGTGCTGTTCGTGCTCATTGGGCTGGAAATGCTGGTGCTGCACATCACCCGCCACTTTGTGCTGGCCGGCGTGCTGGCCGTGGCGGTGGTGCTGGTGGCGCGGCTCGTGTCGGTGTCGATTCCGCTGGGGCTGCTGCGGCTCGGCACCCGCACCTTTGCCCCGCACAGCACCACCGTGCTCACCTGGGGCGGGCTGCGGGGCGGCATTTCCGTGGCCCTGGCGTTGTCCTTGCCCGCTACCATGCCCCGCGACTTGCTCGTGGGCATTACGTACGTAGTGGTGGTGTTCAGCATCATCGGGCAGGGACTCACCATCGGCCCGCTGGTCAGGCGCCTGGGGCTGAGCACTGACCCTGAGGCCTCTCCTCCTCCGCAGTAA
- the ltaE gene encoding low-specificity L-threonine aldolase translates to MTHPAPIDLRSDTVTRPTPAMLEAMFRAPVGDDVYEEDPTVRALEQEAAARFGLEAGLFCPSGTMTNQIAIKAHTEPLSEVICEQNSHIYLWEAGGVAFHSSASVALLPGERGRLTAAQVEAAIRPDNLHYPITRLISLENTHNRGGGSCYDLPTLEAIHEVARRHGIALHLDGARIFNALAATGQPTAEYGRLFDTISVCLSKGLGAPVGSVLLGSRALVQKCKRIRKVMGGGMRQAGYLAAAGLYALDHHVERLTDDHRRARQLGDALAALPSVAEVLAPETNLVIFRLRDEVPAEQFLARLEQHGIRAAAFGPQTVRFVTHLDVDDAMVNRVITTLQELAL, encoded by the coding sequence ATGACCCACCCCGCCCCGATAGACCTGCGCTCCGACACCGTGACGCGCCCCACCCCCGCCATGCTCGAGGCCATGTTCCGCGCCCCCGTCGGCGACGACGTGTACGAGGAGGACCCCACCGTGCGGGCCCTGGAGCAGGAAGCTGCCGCCCGGTTTGGCCTGGAAGCCGGCCTGTTCTGCCCCTCGGGCACCATGACCAACCAAATTGCCATCAAGGCCCACACCGAGCCCCTGTCGGAGGTTATCTGCGAGCAGAACTCCCACATCTACCTCTGGGAAGCGGGCGGCGTGGCCTTTCACTCCAGCGCCTCGGTGGCCCTGCTGCCCGGTGAGCGGGGCCGCCTCACGGCCGCGCAGGTGGAGGCCGCCATCCGCCCCGACAACCTGCACTACCCCATTACGCGGCTGATTTCGCTGGAAAACACCCACAACCGCGGCGGCGGCTCCTGCTACGACCTGCCCACCCTGGAAGCCATCCATGAGGTGGCCCGCCGCCACGGCATTGCCCTCCACCTCGACGGGGCCCGCATCTTCAACGCCCTGGCCGCCACCGGCCAGCCGACCGCCGAGTACGGCCGCCTGTTCGATACCATTTCGGTGTGCCTGAGCAAGGGGCTGGGGGCGCCGGTGGGCTCGGTGCTGCTGGGCAGCCGGGCGCTGGTGCAGAAGTGCAAGCGCATCCGCAAGGTGATGGGCGGGGGGATGCGGCAGGCCGGCTACCTGGCCGCCGCCGGCCTCTACGCCCTGGATCACCACGTGGAGCGCCTGACCGACGACCACCGCCGCGCCCGGCAGCTGGGCGACGCGCTGGCGGCCCTGCCCTCCGTGGCCGAGGTGCTGGCCCCGGAAACAAACCTAGTCATCTTCCGGCTACGCGACGAGGTTCCGGCCGAGCAGTTTCTGGCCCGGCTGGAGCAGCACGGCATCCGGGCCGCCGCCTTCGGGCCGCAAACCGTCCGCTTCGTCACCCACCTCGACGTAGACGACGCCATGGTGAACCGCGTGATAACCACGCTGCAAGAACTGGCGTTGTAA
- a CDS encoding metallophosphoesterase family protein gives MKKIGLLSDTHSYLDDRILHHLRGCDEIWHAGDFGTAAVVEQLAAVAPLRGVYGNIDGRDVRLTQPLVQAFSVEGLAVLITHIGGYPGHYSPAARPLLHEHRPGLFISGHSHILKVMPDPRLGLLHLNPGAAGRHGFHKVRTLLRFEVADGKVQQLQAVELGPK, from the coding sequence ATGAAAAAAATTGGCCTGCTTTCTGACACCCACAGCTACCTCGACGACCGAATCCTGCACCATTTGCGCGGTTGCGACGAAATCTGGCACGCCGGCGACTTCGGTACGGCGGCCGTGGTGGAGCAACTGGCGGCGGTGGCGCCGCTGCGTGGGGTGTACGGCAACATCGACGGCCGCGACGTGCGCCTGACACAGCCTCTGGTGCAGGCGTTTTCGGTAGAGGGCTTGGCCGTGCTCATCACTCACATCGGCGGCTACCCCGGCCACTACAGCCCCGCGGCCCGGCCCCTGCTGCACGAGCACCGGCCGGGCTTGTTCATCAGCGGGCACTCCCACATTCTCAAAGTCATGCCCGACCCGCGCCTGGGCCTGCTCCACCTCAACCCCGGCGCCGCTGGCCGCCACGGTTTCCACAAAGTGCGCACTCTGCTTCGGTTCGAGGTAGCCGATGGCAAAGTGCAGCAGCTGCAAGCCGTGGAGCTAGGACCGAAGTAG
- a CDS encoding NUDIX hydrolase: protein MNVFINDIPLIIKKNSEKIYKHRYDLILGPEDEFTSKDLVGDVLVRDVTDVFIDRLLRLMEVKKLKKLKSLTLLARKKKRLILHLKDQFKIVKAAGGLVVKEGLVLMIYRLGKWDLPKGKLKKDEDPALGALREVEEECNIKIELGEQLPSTWHSYAYNGNKILKKTNWYVMRCLDDTLMKPQAEEYIEEVRWMTPQEALGVLHESYASIALVVRHYLSETAGATPADKESAQ from the coding sequence ATGAACGTCTTCATCAATGACATCCCGCTGATTATCAAAAAGAACAGCGAGAAAATCTACAAGCACCGCTACGACCTGATTTTGGGGCCGGAGGACGAATTTACTTCCAAAGACCTGGTGGGCGACGTGCTGGTGCGCGACGTCACGGATGTGTTTATCGACCGGCTGCTGCGGTTGATGGAAGTAAAGAAACTCAAGAAGCTGAAGTCGCTGACGCTGCTGGCCCGCAAGAAAAAGCGGCTGATTCTGCACCTCAAAGACCAGTTCAAGATTGTAAAAGCCGCCGGTGGCCTAGTGGTAAAGGAAGGGCTGGTGCTGATGATTTACCGCCTCGGCAAGTGGGATCTGCCCAAGGGCAAGCTGAAAAAGGACGAGGACCCGGCCCTGGGCGCCCTGCGCGAAGTGGAGGAGGAGTGCAACATCAAGATTGAGCTGGGCGAGCAGCTACCCAGCACCTGGCACTCCTACGCCTACAACGGCAACAAGATCCTGAAGAAAACCAACTGGTACGTCATGCGCTGCCTCGACGACACGCTGATGAAGCCCCAGGCCGAGGAATACATCGAAGAAGTGCGCTGGATGACGCCCCAGGAGGCCCTGGGCGTGCTCCACGAGTCATACGCCAGCATTGCGCTGGTGGTGCGTCACTACCTCAGCGAAACCGCCGGCGCCACCCCCGCCGACAAAGAGTCGGCCCAGTAA
- the coaD gene encoding pantetheine-phosphate adenylyltransferase gives MRIALFPGSFDPFTNGHLDVVRRGVELFDQVIVAIGNNSSKQRYLPVEQMQELIAEVFREEPRVLVRTYKGLTADFARHTGARFLLRGLRNTTDFEYENTIAQANRHLNPDLETVFLITSPTLAAISSTIIREIHRFGGNVDDFVPFALPPRPEQ, from the coding sequence ATGCGCATCGCCCTGTTTCCCGGCTCTTTCGACCCGTTTACTAATGGTCATCTGGACGTGGTGCGCCGCGGGGTGGAGTTGTTTGACCAGGTGATTGTAGCCATCGGCAACAACAGCAGCAAGCAGCGCTACCTGCCGGTGGAGCAGATGCAGGAGCTGATAGCCGAGGTATTTCGGGAGGAGCCTCGCGTGCTGGTGCGCACCTACAAGGGCCTCACTGCCGATTTCGCCCGCCACACCGGGGCCCGGTTTCTGCTGCGGGGCCTGCGCAACACCACCGACTTCGAGTACGAAAACACCATTGCCCAGGCCAACCGCCACCTCAACCCGGACCTGGAAACCGTCTTTCTAATTACCTCCCCCACCCTGGCCGCCATCAGCAGCACCATCATCCGCGAAATTCACCGCTTCGGCGGCAACGTGGACGATTTCGTGCCGTTCGCCCTGCCGCCCCGCCCAGAGCAGTGA
- a CDS encoding DUF3822 family protein, translating to MSAATALVPPVALHRLRDETLDPGQLASYNLYLTAGPAGLRLGVADVRRNKFVVLEDYAPTTASSLAGQLQALASQHDLVGQTGWNHVRLAVQNRFFTQLPAPLFRPGDEEPYLRLHHAPDLQHETVQHYQHASLDLVSVFAAEKNLADWFRRIYPQGRLLHQTSALLEGVVHQSEQGGARRIYLSIGHLELTILAVRDKRPEFCNVFPFSTPEDLIYYTILVMQELQLNPDQDSVVVWGDLMHDSELFTILRKYIRHIRFGNRPFDLGYSYRLNDVFEYRFFELYALHLCE from the coding sequence ATGTCTGCCGCCACCGCTCTCGTGCCCCCGGTTGCCTTGCACCGCCTGCGCGACGAGACGCTGGACCCCGGCCAGCTGGCCTCCTACAACCTGTACCTGACGGCCGGGCCCGCCGGCCTGCGCCTGGGCGTGGCCGACGTGCGCCGCAACAAGTTTGTGGTGCTGGAAGATTACGCGCCCACCACGGCCAGCTCCCTGGCCGGGCAGCTGCAGGCCCTGGCCAGCCAGCACGACCTGGTGGGCCAGACCGGCTGGAACCACGTGCGGCTGGCCGTGCAGAACCGCTTTTTCACCCAGCTGCCGGCCCCGCTGTTTCGGCCCGGCGACGAGGAACCCTACCTGCGCCTGCACCACGCCCCCGACTTGCAGCACGAAACCGTGCAGCACTACCAGCACGCCAGCCTGGACCTGGTGAGCGTGTTTGCGGCCGAGAAAAACCTGGCCGATTGGTTTCGGCGCATCTATCCGCAGGGCCGGCTGCTGCACCAAACCAGCGCCCTGCTCGAAGGCGTAGTCCACCAGAGTGAGCAAGGCGGCGCGCGGCGCATCTACCTCAGCATCGGCCACCTGGAGCTAACCATCCTGGCCGTGCGCGACAAGCGCCCGGAGTTCTGCAACGTCTTTCCCTTCAGCACTCCCGAAGACCTTATCTACTACACCATCCTGGTGATGCAGGAGCTGCAGCTCAACCCCGACCAGGACTCCGTGGTAGTGTGGGGCGACCTGATGCACGACTCGGAGCTGTTTACCATCCTGCGCAAGTACATCCGCCATATCCGCTTCGGCAACCGCCCCTTCGACCTGGGCTACAGCTACCGCCTCAACGACGTGTTCGAGTACCGCTTCTTCGAGCTGTACGCCCTGCATTTGTGCGAGTGA
- a CDS encoding NUDIX domain-containing protein, producing the protein MTDSTSSIDSLLGTYAGVARVRVCGLLVHEGALLLTSHRGLLPGRQPFWSPPGGGWQFGETLRHCLEREFREETGLEIAVGRFLHLHEFKRAELQALELFFEVTPRHSSAVPRLGSDPEHGPDQQLLSEVAFCTPRQLHALPPAQVHPVLRDIISTDDVFIPQIRFQ; encoded by the coding sequence ATGACTGATAGCACATCTTCCATCGACTCACTGCTGGGCACCTACGCCGGCGTGGCGCGGGTGCGCGTGTGCGGCCTGCTGGTGCACGAGGGCGCCCTGCTGCTGACCTCCCACCGGGGCCTGCTGCCCGGCCGCCAGCCGTTTTGGTCGCCGCCGGGTGGGGGCTGGCAGTTCGGCGAAACCCTGCGCCACTGCCTCGAGCGGGAGTTTCGGGAAGAAACTGGTCTGGAAATAGCGGTGGGGCGCTTTCTGCATCTGCACGAGTTTAAGCGGGCCGAGCTGCAAGCCCTGGAGCTGTTCTTTGAAGTGACGCCGCGCCACTCCAGCGCCGTGCCCCGCCTGGGCTCCGACCCCGAGCACGGCCCCGACCAGCAGCTACTCAGCGAGGTGGCCTTCTGCACGCCGCGCCAGCTCCATGCGCTGCCCCCGGCCCAGGTGCACCCCGTCCTGCGCGACATCATCAGCACCGACGACGTATTTATTCCACAAATCCGGTTTCAGTAG
- a CDS encoding DUF4126 domain-containing protein, with protein MEHINYLLAGALGLALAACSGFRVFVPLLAASLAYRTGYLTPSAGFEWLGSWPAVAALGTATVAEILGYYVPVVDNLLDTITGPASFIAGTLLMTSALPDLPPMVRWGLGVLVGGGTAGIIQTGTSLLRAGSTATTGGLGNPVLATAENLLAIVGTVLGLLVPLLVAALAVGAVGWVLVHLRRWRQRRAARRTAAVWPAPEGSA; from the coding sequence ATGGAACACATAAACTACCTCCTGGCCGGGGCGCTAGGCCTGGCCCTGGCCGCGTGCAGCGGCTTTCGGGTGTTTGTGCCCCTGCTGGCGGCCAGCCTTGCCTACCGCACTGGCTACCTCACGCCGTCGGCGGGCTTCGAGTGGCTGGGCAGCTGGCCGGCCGTAGCCGCCCTGGGCACGGCCACGGTGGCCGAAATCCTGGGCTACTACGTGCCGGTGGTCGACAACCTGCTGGACACCATTACGGGTCCGGCCTCCTTTATTGCCGGCACCCTGCTCATGACCTCGGCCCTGCCCGACCTGCCGCCCATGGTACGCTGGGGGCTGGGCGTGCTGGTGGGCGGCGGCACGGCCGGCATCATCCAAACCGGCACCTCCCTGCTGCGGGCCGGCTCCACGGCCACCACGGGCGGCCTGGGCAACCCCGTGCTGGCTACGGCCGAAAACCTGCTGGCCATTGTGGGCACGGTGCTGGGGCTGCTGGTGCCCTTGCTCGTGGCCGCACTGGCGGTGGGTGCCGTGGGGTGGGTGCTGGTGCACCTGCGCCGCTGGCGGCAGCGCCGGGCCGCCCGCCGGACTGCTGCCGTCTGGCCGGCTCCCGAAGGATCCGCGTAG
- a CDS encoding PaaI family thioesterase, with product MTTPPPAIPAAADDDSLPARIRRKLARQHFMHHIGADLTRIEPGRVEAELPLRQQHQQHAGFAHGGLVATLADLVAGFAAVTLVPEGTGVVTVELKISYLHPGVGQQLRAVGWVLKAGRRLHFCEAEVWCDALLIAKATATMAVVEPSAPADAAQG from the coding sequence ATGACCACACCACCCCCCGCTATTCCCGCCGCTGCCGACGACGATTCCCTGCCGGCCCGCATCCGCCGCAAGCTGGCCCGCCAGCACTTCATGCACCACATCGGCGCCGACCTCACCCGCATCGAGCCGGGCCGGGTGGAGGCCGAGCTGCCCTTGCGGCAGCAGCACCAGCAGCACGCCGGCTTTGCCCACGGCGGCCTGGTAGCCACCCTGGCCGACCTGGTAGCCGGCTTTGCCGCCGTAACGCTGGTGCCCGAGGGCACGGGGGTGGTGACGGTGGAGCTGAAAATCAGCTACCTGCACCCCGGCGTGGGGCAGCAGCTGCGGGCCGTGGGGTGGGTGCTAAAAGCCGGCCGGCGCTTGCACTTTTGCGAGGCCGAGGTGTGGTGCGACGCCCTGCTGATTGCCAAAGCCACCGCCACCATGGCGGTAGTGGAACCCTCGGCACCGGCCGATGCAGCCCAGGGCTAG
- a CDS encoding ATP-binding protein, whose amino-acid sequence MKWILTLLLLLTGGPLLGQHRYWSANVDSLQRVLHQQSADTARLRTLVHLLDLVELTEVRGRHQVLPLLDELLRLNQRTPTLDAAGYQALRQGVALWVQGGTSLPAAMQTLHEAVRLFDQAGRPVPQLLVDLAPLYNQLRQTDERLAYFQRQLTQYRLRGATENAAACYLVLGGSYRHRGHYDRAISCYLRAADLFRPFHPRLYTSELMVAGTTYAEWGNARKALHYLEQALKLNDQFRIHGLQRFFTFQAVAKVYLQQHNVPAALRYAEQALQTARHDSLDRAQFTAYALVLKSLILLQAGQAEQVRPLLTRAQQLADSLHLSITARPGEFALDMAWARYHASRHRYAQAEAHWCRAYNAATAARLQMVRPKYLKELIRFYDAQGQAEQARRYARIYLDLADTLAASQGSNLLAQYESERVEQAQNNQIARLHQAQEVQALRLRQRNQLLGLALAAIVLVSGLGGLIFYQLQINRRTLAQLRQTQNQLVQSEKWAFVGEVSAGIAHELQNPLNFMKKFAEVSTTMVDGMHPSSGEAQAPGLGQEILQGLRQNLQEISQHGIRASAIIRNMLEHSRAGAGQRLPTDLNALAAEHVHLARQSWELQPGACLGVEVRTDLAPNLPWVPAVAPDLGRVLLNLLGNAFYAVCQRQQTAAEPGYVPRVELSTRALPGAVEVRVRDNGVGMPPEVRERVFQPFFTTKPLGEGTGLGLSLSYDIITKGHGGTLTVETEEGAGTEFIVTLPG is encoded by the coding sequence ATGAAATGGATCCTGACCCTGCTGCTGCTCTTGACTGGTGGGCCGCTGCTAGGCCAGCATCGGTACTGGAGCGCCAACGTGGACTCGCTACAGCGGGTGCTGCACCAGCAGTCAGCTGATACGGCGCGCCTGCGGACGCTCGTGCACCTGCTGGACCTGGTGGAGCTAACCGAGGTCCGCGGCCGGCACCAGGTTCTGCCGCTGCTTGACGAGTTGCTGCGCCTCAACCAGCGCACTCCTACGCTGGATGCGGCAGGTTACCAGGCGCTGCGCCAGGGTGTAGCCTTGTGGGTGCAGGGTGGCACCAGCCTGCCCGCCGCCATGCAGACCCTGCACGAGGCCGTCCGCCTGTTCGACCAGGCCGGCCGCCCGGTGCCCCAGCTGCTCGTCGACCTGGCGCCCCTCTACAACCAGCTTCGCCAGACCGACGAGCGGCTGGCTTACTTTCAGCGCCAGCTGACGCAGTACCGCCTGCGCGGGGCTACTGAAAACGCGGCAGCCTGCTACCTGGTGCTGGGCGGCTCCTACCGGCACCGCGGCCACTACGACCGGGCCATCAGCTGCTACCTGCGGGCCGCCGACCTGTTTCGGCCGTTTCATCCGCGCCTCTACACCAGCGAGTTGATGGTGGCCGGCACCACCTACGCCGAGTGGGGCAACGCCCGCAAGGCCCTGCACTACCTGGAGCAGGCCCTGAAGCTGAACGACCAGTTTCGGATTCACGGCTTGCAGCGCTTCTTCACGTTTCAGGCGGTGGCCAAGGTGTACTTGCAGCAGCACAACGTTCCGGCGGCCCTGCGCTACGCCGAGCAGGCCCTGCAAACCGCCCGCCACGACTCCCTCGACCGGGCTCAGTTTACGGCCTACGCCCTGGTGCTGAAAAGCCTGATTCTGCTGCAAGCCGGCCAGGCTGAGCAAGTGCGCCCCCTGCTCACGCGGGCCCAGCAGCTGGCCGATTCCCTGCACCTGTCCATTACGGCCCGCCCCGGCGAGTTTGCCCTGGATATGGCCTGGGCCCGCTACCACGCCAGCCGCCACCGCTACGCCCAGGCCGAAGCGCACTGGTGCCGGGCCTACAACGCGGCCACCGCAGCCCGCCTGCAGATGGTGCGGCCCAAGTACCTGAAGGAGCTGATTCGCTTCTACGACGCCCAGGGCCAGGCTGAGCAGGCCCGCCGCTACGCCCGCATCTACCTCGACCTGGCCGACACGCTGGCCGCCAGCCAGGGCAGCAACCTGCTGGCCCAGTACGAAAGTGAGCGGGTAGAGCAGGCCCAGAACAACCAGATTGCCCGCCTGCACCAGGCCCAGGAGGTGCAGGCCCTGCGCCTGCGCCAGCGCAACCAGCTGCTGGGCCTGGCTTTGGCGGCTATTGTGCTAGTATCGGGGTTGGGCGGGCTTATCTTCTACCAGCTCCAAATCAACCGCCGCACCCTCGCCCAGCTCCGCCAAACCCAGAACCAGCTGGTGCAGTCGGAGAAATGGGCGTTTGTGGGTGAAGTGTCGGCGGGTATTGCGCACGAGCTGCAAAACCCGCTCAACTTCATGAAGAAGTTTGCCGAGGTCAGCACCACGATGGTGGACGGGATGCACCCTAGCTCAGGAGAAGCGCAAGCGCCCGGACTGGGACAGGAAATCTTGCAGGGACTGCGCCAGAACCTTCAGGAAATTAGCCAGCACGGTATTCGGGCCTCGGCCATCATTCGCAACATGCTGGAGCACTCTCGCGCCGGCGCCGGCCAGCGCCTGCCCACCGACCTGAATGCCCTGGCCGCCGAGCACGTGCACCTGGCCCGGCAGAGCTGGGAGCTGCAGCCCGGCGCCTGCCTGGGCGTGGAGGTACGCACCGACCTGGCCCCAAACCTGCCCTGGGTGCCCGCCGTAGCCCCCGACCTGGGCCGGGTGCTGCTCAACCTGCTGGGCAACGCCTTCTACGCCGTGTGCCAGCGCCAGCAAACCGCCGCCGAGCCCGGCTACGTGCCCCGCGTGGAGCTGAGCACCCGCGCCCTGCCCGGTGCCGTAGAAGTGCGCGTGCGTGACAATGGCGTCGGTATGCCGCCCGAAGTACGCGAACGGGTGTTTCAGCCCTTTTTCACCACCAAGCCCCTGGGCGAAGGCACCGGCCTGGGCCTCTCCCTCAGCTACGACATCATCACTAAAGGCCACGGCGGCACCCTCACCGTCGAAACCGAGGAAGGAGCTGGCACCGAGTTTATCGTAACGTTGCCGGGATAA